From a region of the Synechococcus sp. RS9916 genome:
- a CDS encoding NAD(+) kinase — translation MRLDRVWLIYRADSPVALREARRCAKDLSSLGVQVTLAMSGQTADPYPGLLATQPELPDLAVVLGGDGTVLGAARHLAVHEVPILCFNVGGHLGFLTHEPSMLGGCELWERLQTDQFAVEQRMMLQATVHHGRDLRCALEQGQSVPATGVQGPERHWAFNDLYLRPHQEDLAPTCTLELEIDGEVVDQVRGDGLILATPTGSTGYAMASGGPILHPGIDAIIVSPICPMSLSSRPVVVPPRARLMIWPLGEGAQQVKLWKDGVSGTVLDPGECCVVQRAPHHALMLQLDQRPSYYRTLAQKLHWAGSLVASTPSPN, via the coding sequence ATGCGCCTCGATCGGGTCTGGTTGATTTACAGAGCAGACAGTCCCGTGGCGCTGCGAGAAGCGCGGCGATGCGCCAAGGATCTGTCTTCGCTTGGAGTTCAGGTCACGCTGGCCATGAGTGGCCAGACTGCTGATCCTTATCCCGGTTTGCTGGCCACGCAGCCGGAGCTGCCCGACCTGGCGGTGGTGTTGGGTGGTGATGGAACGGTGCTCGGAGCTGCTCGCCACCTTGCAGTCCATGAGGTGCCGATTCTCTGTTTCAACGTGGGTGGGCACCTGGGCTTTCTCACCCACGAGCCTTCCATGCTCGGTGGATGTGAGCTCTGGGAGCGTCTGCAAACCGATCAGTTCGCTGTGGAGCAGCGGATGATGTTGCAGGCCACGGTGCACCACGGTCGTGATCTGCGTTGTGCCCTCGAGCAGGGCCAAAGCGTTCCAGCCACAGGCGTTCAAGGGCCTGAGCGTCATTGGGCCTTCAATGATTTGTATCTGCGTCCCCATCAGGAGGATCTGGCTCCCACCTGCACGCTGGAGCTGGAGATTGATGGCGAGGTGGTGGATCAGGTGCGGGGTGATGGCCTCATCTTGGCAACGCCCACCGGCTCCACTGGCTATGCCATGGCCTCCGGGGGGCCGATCTTGCATCCAGGGATCGATGCCATCATCGTCAGTCCGATTTGTCCCATGAGCTTGTCCAGTCGCCCCGTGGTGGTGCCTCCACGCGCTCGACTGATGATCTGGCCCCTGGGGGAAGGGGCGCAACAGGTCAAGCTCTGGAAGGATGGCGTTTCGGGCACGGTGCTCGATCCAGGAGAGTGCTGCGTGGTGCAGCGCGCGCCCCATCATGCGTTGATGTTGCAGCTGGATCAGCGGCCGTCTTACTACCGCACACTGGCCCAGAAGTTGCATTGGGCCGGCAGCCTGGTGGCGTCCACTCCTTCTCCCAACTGA
- a CDS encoding helix-turn-helix transcriptional regulator: MSSGGTPGSMSVSLSGRELEIIELVAEGLTNQEIAERLTISKRTVDNHVSNVFTKTGSKNRVALLNWAMDHGKICRDGFNCCALPDDGTDAS; this comes from the coding sequence ATGAGCAGCGGCGGCACTCCGGGCTCGATGAGCGTTTCCCTCTCCGGACGCGAACTGGAAATCATCGAGCTGGTGGCTGAAGGGCTCACCAACCAGGAGATTGCCGAGCGACTCACCATCAGCAAGCGAACCGTGGACAACCACGTGAGCAATGTGTTCACCAAAACCGGATCCAAAAACCGGGTGGCGCTGCTGAATTGGGCGATGGATCACGGCAAGATCTGCCGGGATGGCTTCAACTGCTGTGCCCTTCCTGACGACGGGACCGACGCTTCTTGA
- a CDS encoding NDP-sugar synthase — MKAMILAAGKGTRVQPITHVIPKPMIPILQKPVMEFLLELLKEHGVKEVMVNVSHLAEEIENYFRDGQRFGVEIAYSFEGRIEDGELIGDALGSAGGLKKIQDFQPFFDDTFVVLCGDALIDLDLSEAVRRHREKGAIASIVTKRVPRDQVSSYGVVVTDDAGRISAFQEKPTVDEALSDTINTGIYIFEPEIFAHIPSGQAFDIGSDLFPKLVEQDAPFYALPMDFEWVDIGKVPDYWQAIRSVLLGEVRQVGIPGKEVRPGVFTGLNVAANWDKINVQGPVYVGGMTKIEDGATLIGPAMIGPSCSICEGAVIDNSIIFDYSRIGPGVQLVEKLVFGRYCVGKDGDHFDLQEAALDWLITDARRADLIEPSPQQKAMAELLGTDLTPTPGG, encoded by the coding sequence ATGAAGGCGATGATCCTGGCGGCCGGCAAGGGGACGCGGGTACAGCCGATCACGCATGTGATCCCCAAGCCGATGATTCCCATCCTGCAGAAGCCAGTGATGGAATTTCTGCTGGAGCTCCTCAAGGAGCACGGGGTCAAAGAGGTGATGGTGAATGTCTCCCACCTCGCCGAAGAGATCGAAAACTATTTCCGCGATGGCCAGCGCTTCGGCGTGGAAATCGCTTACAGCTTCGAGGGCCGGATTGAAGACGGCGAACTGATCGGTGATGCGCTGGGATCCGCTGGGGGTCTCAAAAAGATCCAGGATTTCCAGCCCTTTTTCGATGACACCTTCGTGGTGCTCTGCGGCGATGCCCTGATCGATCTCGACCTGAGTGAAGCGGTCCGCCGCCACCGGGAGAAAGGCGCCATCGCCAGCATCGTCACCAAGCGCGTCCCCCGGGATCAGGTGAGCAGCTACGGCGTTGTGGTGACCGATGACGCCGGTCGCATCAGTGCCTTCCAGGAAAAGCCCACGGTTGATGAAGCCCTGAGCGACACGATCAACACCGGCATCTACATCTTCGAGCCGGAGATCTTCGCGCACATTCCCTCGGGTCAAGCCTTTGACATCGGCTCTGATCTGTTCCCAAAGCTGGTGGAGCAAGACGCTCCCTTCTACGCCCTACCAATGGATTTCGAGTGGGTGGATATCGGCAAAGTGCCCGACTACTGGCAAGCCATTCGCAGCGTGCTTCTGGGCGAGGTCCGTCAGGTGGGCATCCCGGGCAAAGAAGTCCGTCCGGGCGTGTTCACCGGCCTGAATGTGGCCGCCAATTGGGACAAGATCAACGTGCAGGGTCCTGTCTACGTGGGTGGCATGACCAAAATTGAAGACGGTGCCACCCTGATCGGCCCGGCCATGATTGGGCCCAGTTGCTCGATCTGCGAAGGAGCAGTGATCGACAACTCGATCATCTTCGACTATTCGCGAATCGGCCCTGGCGTCCAGTTGGTGGAAAAACTGGTGTTCGGCCGCTACTGCGTGGGCAAAGACGGCGACCACTTTGACCTGCAGGAGGCAGCCCTCGACTGGTTGATCACCGATGCCCGCAGAGCTGATCTGATCGAACCCTCCCCGCAGCAAAAGGCCATGGCCGAACTGCTGGGCACAGACCTCACACCGACGCCAGGGGGCTGA
- a CDS encoding NADH-quinone oxidoreductase subunit J, whose translation MTIAASTQLICFLVLASVVAIGALGVVLLSNIVYSAFLLGGVFMAVAGLYLLLNASFVAAAQVLVYVGAVNVLILFAIMLVNKREDLAPIKGLQTRRLISGGVCAGLFALLVRVALTTPWAVPGPAAVGEDATVRIGEHLFTDYLLPFELASVLLLMAMIGAIVLARRDVQATDLGTGQAADQGLIEKSRTPLLVDQPPA comes from the coding sequence ATGACGATTGCTGCGTCCACCCAGCTCATCTGTTTCCTTGTGCTCGCATCCGTGGTCGCCATCGGCGCCCTCGGTGTGGTGCTTCTCAGCAACATCGTTTACTCCGCCTTCCTGCTCGGAGGTGTGTTCATGGCGGTGGCGGGGCTCTATCTGCTTCTCAATGCCAGTTTTGTGGCAGCAGCCCAAGTGCTGGTTTACGTCGGTGCGGTCAACGTTTTGATCCTGTTCGCGATCATGCTCGTGAACAAGCGCGAAGATCTCGCCCCCATTAAGGGTCTCCAGACCCGGCGACTGATTTCCGGTGGTGTCTGTGCCGGTCTCTTCGCTCTCTTGGTGCGGGTGGCTCTGACTACCCCCTGGGCCGTGCCTGGCCCAGCAGCAGTGGGTGAAGACGCCACCGTGCGGATCGGTGAACACCTCTTCACCGACTACCTGCTTCCCTTTGAGCTCGCCTCCGTTCTTCTGTTGATGGCGATGATCGGTGCGATCGTGCTGGCACGCCGTGATGTGCAGGCGACTGACCTGGGGACCGGCCAGGCCGCTGATCAGGGCTTGATCGAAAAGTCACGCACCCCTCTGTTGGTTGATCAGCCTCCAGCCTGA
- the nuoK gene encoding NADH-quinone oxidoreductase subunit NuoK, whose protein sequence is MSELLSGSVPLEAFLLLAAVLFCTGVWGLINSRNAVRVLMSIELMLNAVNINLMAFSSYVDGDLIRGQVFAVFVITVAAAEAAVGLAILLSLYRNRVTVDMERFNLLRW, encoded by the coding sequence ATGTCTGAGCTGTTGAGCGGATCTGTTCCCTTGGAGGCCTTTCTTCTGCTGGCCGCAGTGCTCTTCTGCACTGGCGTCTGGGGATTGATCAACAGCCGCAATGCCGTGCGGGTGCTGATGAGCATTGAGCTGATGCTCAATGCTGTGAACATCAACCTGATGGCCTTCTCTTCCTATGTGGATGGTGATCTCATCCGTGGACAGGTGTTTGCCGTGTTTGTGATCACCGTGGCCGCTGCTGAAGCCGCTGTAGGCCTGGCGATTCTTTTGTCGCTTTATCGCAACCGCGTCACAGTGGATATGGAACGCTTCAACCTGCTGCGCTGGTAA
- a CDS encoding CYTH domain-containing protein, which produces MALEIERRFLVCSDAWRALAGAPQALRQGYLASSEQGVTVRLRIKDAQQAWLTLKAPAGGYARHEFEYPLPLADAEGLWLLAPQQLTKTRYALNLPGGDWVVDCFAGENAPLVLAEVELPSVDTPLELPSWCGLEITGDNRWSNAALASHPLSRWPSDLKDSFDLL; this is translated from the coding sequence ATGGCCTTGGAGATCGAACGACGCTTTCTGGTCTGCTCCGACGCTTGGCGGGCTTTGGCGGGTGCGCCTCAAGCGCTACGCCAGGGCTACCTGGCCAGTTCGGAGCAGGGGGTCACCGTGCGTTTGCGCATTAAGGATGCGCAGCAGGCTTGGTTGACCCTCAAGGCTCCTGCGGGAGGGTATGCCCGCCATGAGTTTGAGTATCCGCTGCCCCTGGCGGATGCTGAGGGTCTCTGGCTCCTGGCTCCGCAGCAACTCACCAAAACCCGCTACGCCCTGAACCTCCCCGGTGGGGATTGGGTTGTGGATTGCTTTGCGGGCGAGAACGCTCCCCTTGTGCTCGCAGAGGTAGAACTTCCGTCTGTTGATACGCCACTGGAGCTGCCCTCCTGGTGCGGTCTGGAAATCACAGGAGACAACCGCTGGAGCAATGCTGCTCTGGCTTCCCATCCCCTTTCGCGCTGGCCGAGCGACTTGAAAGATTCTTTTGATTTGCTTTAG
- a CDS encoding NAD(P)H-quinone oxidoreductase subunit 4, whose product MLEFAVSPPFDPQLVGLRPESISTDVPWLSLSILFPIVGALIVPFIPDKGEGKQVRWFALGIALITFLITVGAYLDGYDPSISGLQLAERVSWLPDLGLTWAVGADGLSMPLILLTSFITALAVLAAWPVTFKPKLFFFLILAMDGGQIAVFAVQDMLLFFLAWELELLPVYLLLAIWGGKKRQYAATKFILYTAGSSLFILLAALAMGFFGGGTPNFEYSVLAQKGFGHGFQLLCYAGLLIAFGVKLPIVPLHTWLPDAHGEATAPVHMLLAGILLKMGGYALLRFNAEMLPEAHAQFAPLLVVLGVVNIIYAALTSFAQRNLKRKIAYSSISHMGFVLIGIGSFSDLGTSGAMLQMISHGLIGASLFFLVGATYDRTHTLQLDEMGGVGQKMRIMFALWTVCSLASLALPGMSGFVSELMVFAGFATDEAYSLTFRIVIDGLAAVGVILTPIYLLSMLREIFFGKENNDLVSHTNLVDAEPREVYVIGCLLVPIIGIGLYPKLMTDSYRSSIEALVNRDVVAMERITQPTAPLLRMAPLTPAFVQAPSLPQG is encoded by the coding sequence GTGCTGGAGTTTGCCGTTAGCCCCCCGTTTGATCCGCAACTGGTGGGCCTGCGACCCGAGTCGATTTCCACCGATGTTCCCTGGCTGAGCCTGTCGATCCTGTTCCCGATCGTCGGCGCGCTGATTGTTCCGTTCATACCCGACAAAGGGGAAGGGAAGCAGGTGCGCTGGTTTGCCCTCGGAATCGCACTGATCACCTTCCTGATCACCGTCGGGGCCTATCTCGACGGCTACGACCCGAGCATCAGTGGGCTGCAACTGGCAGAACGGGTGAGCTGGTTGCCCGATCTGGGCCTCACCTGGGCTGTCGGGGCCGACGGTCTCTCGATGCCGCTGATCCTGCTAACAAGCTTCATCACAGCCCTGGCTGTGCTGGCCGCCTGGCCGGTCACCTTCAAGCCCAAGCTGTTCTTTTTCCTGATCCTGGCCATGGATGGTGGCCAGATCGCCGTGTTCGCCGTCCAGGACATGCTCCTGTTCTTCCTGGCCTGGGAACTGGAACTTCTTCCCGTTTATCTACTGCTGGCAATCTGGGGCGGAAAGAAACGGCAGTACGCCGCCACCAAATTCATCCTCTACACCGCCGGTAGTTCCCTGTTCATCCTGCTGGCTGCCCTCGCCATGGGCTTCTTCGGTGGCGGGACCCCCAATTTTGAATACAGCGTTCTGGCCCAGAAGGGCTTCGGCCATGGCTTCCAGCTGCTCTGTTATGCCGGCCTGCTGATTGCCTTCGGGGTGAAGCTGCCGATTGTTCCCCTGCACACCTGGTTACCGGATGCCCACGGCGAAGCCACAGCACCGGTCCACATGCTTCTCGCAGGCATCCTGCTGAAAATGGGCGGTTATGCCCTGCTCCGTTTCAACGCCGAAATGCTGCCGGAAGCGCACGCCCAGTTCGCGCCACTCCTCGTGGTGCTCGGCGTGGTGAACATCATTTATGCGGCGCTGACGTCCTTTGCTCAAAGGAACCTGAAACGCAAGATCGCCTACAGCTCGATCAGCCATATGGGCTTCGTGTTGATCGGCATCGGCAGCTTCAGCGACCTGGGCACCAGTGGAGCCATGCTTCAGATGATCAGCCACGGCCTGATCGGCGCGAGCCTCTTCTTCCTGGTGGGAGCCACCTACGACCGCACCCACACCCTTCAACTCGATGAGATGGGAGGTGTGGGCCAGAAGATGCGCATCATGTTTGCGCTCTGGACCGTTTGCTCCCTGGCCTCCCTGGCCCTGCCGGGCATGAGTGGCTTCGTGAGCGAACTGATGGTGTTTGCAGGCTTCGCAACCGACGAGGCCTACAGCCTGACCTTCCGAATCGTGATCGATGGTCTGGCCGCCGTCGGTGTGATTCTCACCCCCATCTACCTGCTCTCCATGCTTCGGGAGATCTTCTTCGGGAAGGAGAACAACGACCTGGTCTCCCACACCAACCTGGTGGATGCAGAGCCCCGTGAGGTGTATGTAATCGGCTGCCTGCTTGTGCCCATCATCGGCATCGGCCTTTATCCCAAGCTGATGACCGACAGCTACCGGAGCTCGATCGAAGCCTTGGTCAACCGCGACGTGGTGGCCATGGAGCGGATCACCCAACCCACAGCTCCCCTGCTGCGCATGGCACCTCTCACCCCGGCATTCGTGCAAGCACCATCGCTTCCCCAGGGCTGA
- a CDS encoding methylenetetrahydrofolate reductase, translating to METTALQRNLAAGAATITAEVMPPRGGDVSHTLAMAEALRGRVHAINVTDGSRAVMRMSSLAVCRLLLDAGLEPVLQVACRDRNRIGLQADLLGAHALGIRNLLCLTGDPVRAGDQPAARPVNELESVRLLRQVTAFNRGEDPVKERLPDGPTALFAGAAADPHCPSQSGLLRRLERKRDAGARFVQTQMVMDAAVLEDFCRQVAEPLELPVLAGVFLLKSAKNALFINRMVPGACIPESLIARLDAAADPAAEGIAIAAEQVRSYLGVAQGVHLMAVRAEERLPLVLDQAGISPLASV from the coding sequence ATGGAGACCACGGCGCTGCAGCGCAATCTGGCAGCCGGGGCAGCAACAATCACAGCCGAGGTGATGCCTCCCAGGGGTGGTGATGTGTCCCACACCCTGGCCATGGCAGAAGCACTGCGGGGCCGTGTGCACGCCATTAATGTCACCGATGGCAGTCGTGCTGTGATGCGCATGAGCAGCCTGGCCGTGTGTCGTCTGCTGCTGGATGCCGGTCTGGAGCCTGTGCTTCAGGTGGCCTGTCGTGATCGCAACCGGATCGGTTTGCAGGCAGATCTGCTTGGTGCCCATGCCCTCGGGATCCGCAATCTGCTGTGTCTTACCGGTGATCCAGTGCGAGCCGGTGATCAGCCCGCAGCTCGGCCGGTGAATGAGCTTGAGTCCGTGCGGTTGCTGCGCCAGGTCACGGCTTTTAACCGCGGCGAGGACCCTGTGAAGGAGCGTCTCCCCGATGGTCCGACGGCGCTGTTTGCCGGAGCGGCTGCAGATCCCCATTGCCCCAGTCAGAGTGGGTTGTTGCGTCGCCTGGAGCGCAAGCGTGACGCTGGTGCCCGCTTTGTGCAGACGCAAATGGTGATGGATGCGGCGGTGCTGGAGGATTTTTGCCGTCAGGTGGCTGAACCGCTGGAGTTGCCGGTGTTGGCGGGGGTGTTTCTGCTGAAGTCGGCCAAGAACGCCCTATTCATCAATCGCATGGTGCCGGGTGCCTGTATCCCGGAGTCCTTGATTGCGCGCCTTGATGCTGCTGCTGATCCAGCTGCTGAGGGCATCGCTATTGCAGCTGAACAGGTGCGCTCCTACCTCGGTGTGGCCCAGGGGGTGCATCTGATGGCAGTGCGCGCCGAAGAACGCCTACCGCTGGTGCTGGATCAAGCGGGGATCAGCCCCCTGGCGTCGGTGTGA
- a CDS encoding NAD(P)H-quinone oxidoreductase subunit 5 has product MHSAADYAWLIPVLPLIGALITGMGLISFNRTINRLRKPVAVLLLSCVGAAAVISYAVLFEQFNGAPPVEHLFVWASAGSFSLPMGYVVDPLGSVMLALVTTIALLVLIYSHGYMAHDKSYVRFFTYLALFSSSMLGLVISPNLLEIYVFWELVGMCSYLLVGFWYDRDGAAHAAQKAFIVNRVGDFGLLLGILGLFWATGSFDFQGIADGLAAAISNGSVPGWAALALCLFVFMGPMAKSAQFPLHVWLPDAMEGPTPISALIHAATMVAAGVFLVARLEPLYAQFPSVGLVIAVVGTITCFLGASIALTQMDLKKGLAYSTVSQLGYMMLAMGCGAPVAGMFHLVTHAFFKAMLFLGSGSVIHAMEDVVGHEPVLAQDMRLMGGLRQKMPITAITFFIGCVAISGIPPLAGFWSKDEILGQAFNTYPVLWAVGFLTAGMTAFYMFRLYFLTFEGEFRGNDTAMQHQLMAAAGKSVDDEHAHHGGSVHESPWPMTLPLAVLAAPSVLIGLLGTPWNSRFAGLLNPEEAADMAEHFSWGEFLPLAGASVAISVTGITIAVLAYALRTIDLGELVAARVPTINAFLANKWYLDWINEKLFVRGSRKLAREVLEVDAKVVDGVVNLTGLLTLGSGEGLKYFETGRAQFYALIVFGGVIAMVVLFGVLGSPIS; this is encoded by the coding sequence ATGCACTCGGCCGCTGACTACGCCTGGTTGATTCCAGTGCTTCCGCTGATCGGAGCGCTGATCACCGGCATGGGATTGATCAGTTTCAACCGAACGATCAATCGCCTGCGCAAGCCGGTCGCCGTCTTGCTGCTCAGCTGTGTCGGTGCCGCAGCGGTGATCAGCTACGCCGTGCTGTTTGAACAGTTCAACGGTGCACCCCCGGTCGAACATTTGTTTGTTTGGGCCAGCGCCGGCAGCTTCAGCTTGCCGATGGGCTACGTGGTGGATCCGCTGGGATCCGTGATGCTGGCCCTGGTCACCACCATCGCCCTGTTGGTGCTGATCTACTCCCATGGCTACATGGCGCACGACAAAAGCTACGTGCGCTTTTTCACCTATCTGGCGTTATTCAGCAGCTCGATGCTGGGGCTGGTGATCAGTCCCAACCTGCTGGAGATCTACGTGTTCTGGGAGCTGGTGGGCATGTGCTCCTACCTGCTTGTGGGCTTCTGGTACGACCGCGACGGCGCCGCACACGCGGCCCAGAAGGCCTTCATCGTGAACAGGGTGGGCGACTTTGGCCTCCTGCTCGGCATCCTCGGCCTGTTCTGGGCCACCGGCAGCTTCGACTTCCAGGGCATTGCCGATGGCTTGGCTGCCGCCATCAGCAACGGCTCCGTGCCTGGATGGGCCGCTCTGGCGCTGTGCCTTTTCGTCTTTATGGGTCCCATGGCCAAATCGGCCCAGTTCCCTCTGCATGTGTGGCTGCCGGACGCCATGGAGGGCCCCACACCGATTTCAGCCTTGATCCACGCCGCCACCATGGTGGCGGCAGGTGTCTTCCTGGTCGCTCGGCTTGAGCCCCTCTATGCCCAGTTTCCCAGTGTTGGCCTTGTCATTGCTGTGGTCGGGACCATCACCTGCTTCCTGGGAGCCTCGATTGCTCTGACCCAGATGGACCTGAAGAAAGGTCTGGCCTACAGCACCGTGTCGCAGTTGGGTTACATGATGCTGGCCATGGGCTGTGGCGCTCCCGTTGCGGGCATGTTCCACCTGGTGACCCATGCCTTCTTCAAGGCCATGCTCTTCCTGGGTTCCGGCTCGGTGATCCATGCCATGGAAGACGTGGTGGGGCATGAACCTGTGCTCGCCCAGGACATGCGCCTGATGGGCGGCCTCCGCCAGAAGATGCCGATCACAGCCATCACCTTCTTCATCGGCTGCGTGGCCATCAGCGGCATTCCTCCGCTGGCTGGTTTCTGGAGCAAGGACGAAATCCTCGGCCAAGCCTTCAACACCTATCCCGTGCTTTGGGCCGTTGGTTTCCTCACGGCCGGCATGACCGCCTTCTATATGTTCCGCCTCTACTTCCTCACCTTCGAAGGGGAGTTCCGCGGCAACGACACGGCCATGCAGCACCAGCTGATGGCCGCTGCTGGCAAAAGCGTCGACGACGAGCATGCTCATCACGGCGGAAGCGTGCACGAGTCCCCTTGGCCGATGACGCTTCCCCTGGCCGTGCTCGCAGCTCCCTCTGTGCTGATCGGCCTGCTGGGCACGCCCTGGAACAGCCGTTTTGCAGGGCTGCTGAACCCTGAAGAAGCGGCAGACATGGCTGAGCACTTCAGCTGGGGCGAATTCCTGCCGTTGGCCGGAGCATCCGTGGCGATCTCAGTGACCGGCATCACCATTGCAGTGCTGGCCTATGCCCTTCGCACCATCGACCTCGGAGAACTGGTGGCCGCGCGAGTGCCAACCATCAATGCCTTCCTGGCCAACAAGTGGTACCTCGATTGGATCAACGAAAAGCTGTTCGTGCGTGGCAGTCGCAAGCTGGCGCGTGAAGTGCTCGAAGTTGACGCCAAGGTGGTCGATGGTGTGGTCAACCTCACCGGTCTGCTCACCCTGGGCAGTGGCGAAGGCCTCAAGTATTTCGAGACGGGGCGCGCCCAGTTCTATGCCTTGATCGTGTTCGGCGGTGTGATCGCCATGGTGGTGTTGTTCGGCGTTCTTGGCAGCCCGATCAGCTGA
- the ndhI gene encoding NAD(P)H-quinone oxidoreductase subunit I, giving the protein MFGFLKQVGDYTRDAVDAARNLTQGLAVTFDHMKRRPVTVQYPYEKLIPSERYRGRIHYEFDKCIACEVCVRVCPINLPVVDWVMNKATKKKELRNYSIDFGVCIFCGNCVEYCPTNCLSMTEEYELAAFDRHSLNFDNVALGRLPTSVTTDPSVQPLRELAYLPAGEMDPHGVAADRPRAGQLPDQVLATLPKPAANEGESSTTAPSKEENAG; this is encoded by the coding sequence ATGTTCGGATTCCTCAAGCAGGTTGGTGACTACACCAGGGATGCCGTTGATGCCGCCCGCAATCTGACCCAGGGGTTGGCGGTCACGTTTGACCACATGAAGCGCCGTCCTGTCACGGTGCAGTACCCCTACGAGAAGCTGATTCCATCGGAGCGTTACAGGGGGCGCATTCACTACGAGTTCGACAAATGCATCGCCTGTGAGGTGTGCGTTCGTGTCTGCCCGATCAATCTCCCGGTCGTTGATTGGGTGATGAACAAGGCAACCAAGAAAAAGGAGCTGCGCAACTATTCGATCGATTTCGGCGTTTGTATTTTCTGTGGCAACTGCGTGGAGTACTGCCCCACCAACTGCCTGTCGATGACTGAGGAGTACGAGCTCGCGGCCTTTGATCGCCACAGCCTCAACTTCGACAACGTCGCTTTGGGTCGCCTTCCCACCAGCGTCACCACGGACCCCTCGGTGCAGCCATTGCGCGAGCTTGCCTATCTACCGGCAGGCGAGATGGATCCCCATGGCGTTGCAGCTGATCGCCCTCGCGCCGGACAGCTTCCGGACCAAGTGCTGGCTACCCTGCCCAAGCCAGCAGCGAATGAGGGAGAATCCTCAACGACTGCCCCCAGCAAGGAGGAGAACGCAGGATGA
- a CDS encoding segregation/condensation protein A, with product MVSEISRSQRADAGARLAIRLLQDAAQRGDLDPWDVDVIAVVDGFLDQLRQRIEVPRQVHAALQGRGGSYERDLADSSEAFLAASVLVGLKAELLEAQTFPPEPVFEEGFEAELGDQGWLDPDFNLPRRPERHLERRPVAPPPLRRPVTLGELIEQLESIAEQLETDELEMRRRQKKKRFSNREAIAQVAALAHREKLPETTAALGVFLQEWEEGLHWTDFEQLVLRWCEVAPPDLDTDRVGVFWALLFLSSQGQVELQQEGSLHGPLQLKRLLAPGSMAQLPITRLDVPAVVPAGEAVAA from the coding sequence GTGGTGTCCGAGATCAGCCGAAGTCAGCGCGCTGATGCCGGAGCACGCCTCGCCATCAGGCTTCTCCAGGACGCTGCCCAACGAGGCGACCTCGACCCCTGGGATGTCGATGTCATCGCAGTTGTCGATGGCTTTCTTGACCAGCTGCGCCAACGCATTGAAGTGCCGCGTCAGGTGCATGCGGCTCTGCAGGGCCGAGGCGGGAGCTACGAGCGCGATCTGGCCGACAGCAGCGAAGCGTTCCTCGCCGCCTCCGTGCTGGTGGGCCTCAAAGCCGAACTACTGGAGGCGCAAACCTTTCCGCCCGAGCCCGTCTTCGAAGAAGGCTTCGAAGCGGAGCTTGGAGACCAAGGCTGGCTGGATCCCGACTTCAACTTGCCCAGACGACCGGAACGGCACCTGGAGCGGCGGCCTGTTGCACCTCCACCGCTACGGAGACCCGTCACCCTGGGCGAGCTGATCGAACAGCTGGAATCCATTGCCGAGCAGCTGGAAACCGACGAGCTGGAAATGCGTCGGCGGCAGAAGAAAAAACGCTTCAGCAACCGCGAAGCGATTGCCCAGGTGGCCGCTCTGGCCCACCGAGAGAAACTGCCCGAGACCACCGCCGCTCTGGGGGTCTTTCTGCAGGAATGGGAAGAGGGCCTGCACTGGACCGATTTCGAACAGCTGGTGCTGCGCTGGTGCGAAGTAGCACCCCCTGACCTCGACACTGACCGGGTCGGCGTGTTCTGGGCCCTGCTCTTTCTCTCCTCCCAGGGGCAAGTGGAACTACAGCAGGAGGGGTCTCTGCATGGCCCTCTCCAACTGAAACGTCTTCTCGCCCCCGGAAGCATGGCCCAGCTGCCGATCACCAGGCTTGACGTGCCAGCTGTTGTGCCGGCCGGAGAAGCGGTTGCTGCTTGA
- a CDS encoding lipopolysaccharide assembly protein LapA domain-containing protein, which translates to MRQINFGLIFAFGLVMVFFTLENTAATTVHFLPGLQYTLPLAAVLLVASGVGAVSAWFFAAWSGMLNTVETLGKEEEMQAQQVRIEELETDLNRYRSTVETQLGLLPSAKVSTDGDQNSEIDQLDVSAS; encoded by the coding sequence ATGCGCCAGATCAACTTCGGCCTGATCTTCGCCTTCGGCCTGGTGATGGTGTTCTTCACCTTGGAGAACACCGCGGCCACCACGGTGCACTTCCTTCCCGGCCTGCAATACACCCTTCCACTAGCCGCCGTGCTGCTCGTGGCTTCAGGGGTGGGAGCCGTTTCCGCCTGGTTCTTCGCCGCCTGGAGCGGCATGCTCAACACGGTGGAAACGCTTGGCAAAGAAGAGGAGATGCAAGCCCAACAGGTGCGCATCGAGGAACTGGAAACCGACCTCAACCGCTATCGGTCCACCGTCGAGACCCAGCTCGGACTTTTACCCTCCGCCAAGGTCAGCACAGATGGCGACCAGAACTCTGAGATTGACCAGCTTGATGTCAGTGCATCCTGA